The genomic region AGGACTGAGTGCATCCAGGCATCTGGAGTCTCATCAGGAGCGTCGACTACGAAGAACGTGGTGGTGCGGGATTCGCCCGTAACGGGGTGCGGTTTGTTCTCGGTCTGCAATTGTGTGCGGAGCCGCAGCCCGTCCAGGCCCGTCTCTTCGGTAACTTCGCGCAGGACAGCATGCCCGGGTGTTTCGCTTGGTCGAACTCCACCGGCGGGGATCTGAGAGCCAGCCTCTGGCGTTCCCACCTGCTCGAAGACCAGCAACTCCCATGAGGGTCTCTGGCGAACAACGTAGGCGGCTACGCGCATCCGACTCACCGGGCCAAGTCTGCCCCACTGTGCACCCTGATGCGACAACACAACTAGCTGCGCCATCTCGTGAAGTTGGTGCTGCGTCAAGACCGAGCGCGTTGGGCGTCGTCAAGGTCAGTCTTGGTCAGGACGGCCAATACGGCGACGGACACGTCGTCGAGGACACAGCCGGCTTCGGGGCGTCGGTCGATAGCGCAAATCACAGTAGTGACGTCTGCGTCGTCACGCCGAAGTGCCAATGCGGCATTGCGGACAGCGCCGCCGGTGGTAATCACATCTTCAATCAGCGTGACCGTTCGGCCAGCAACATCTGCACCCTCAGCGAGTCGACACGTGCCGTACGTCTTGGCTTCCTTGCGGACGAATACCGTTGGAAGTCCGGTTATTTGACTGAGCACAGTGGCTAGCAGCACGCCACCCAACTCGAGGCCGCCGAGTAGATCCGTACCGGAGGGAATCAGCGGGACCATTGCCTGGGAGACGCGTTTCAGTAGCTCCGGGTTGGACTCGAAGAGATACTTGTCGAAATACTCGTTGGAGCGCTGGCCCGATCGCAGCTGAAACTGCCCGGACAGGCGGCACGCGGCATTCACATCGGCGGCCAGGTGTTGGTCCATGGCGCCCATCTTCGCACCGTGAAAGCAACATCCTGAGACTCCACAACTATCGGAGGCGATGCAGACAATCCGTGAGGTCGTCGAGGGACTCAAGGCGCATATCGGCAAGTGCCGCCTGGGCGAGTTGGGCGTGAATGTGTCCCCACGGACCGCGCCGAAGGAAAGCGGTTCGCATACCCGCCTTTCGAGCTGGCAGGATGTCATTGTCGAGGCGGTCTCCGACGTAGAGAACCGCGACGGCCTCGACACCTGCTTCTTTGACTATCCGCTGAAAGAAGTGTGAATCAGGTTTGGACACACCCCATTCAGTAGAGGACGCGATGAACTCCGCCTGGAGTCCAGCGTCCCTTAGCACCGCCTCGGTGCCCGCGGGTTGGTTGCCTGCAACACCCACCGTCAGGCCGGCCGCCTGTACCGCTGACACACAGGCGATCGCATCGGGGTAGAGGTCATCGCGATGAACAGGCACCGGGCTCTCCGGTCGGCTCACCCCGAGCATCGCCCAGAGGTCTCGATGATCAGCGCCCCGTTCGATCAAGGCACCGAGAACCCCCATCAGGGTGAAGACCGGGACACCGGTTTGCGCGGCGTAACCCGCCCAGAGCCGACTCTCGTCGACAAGCGTCTCCCCGACATCGAAGACAATGCACCGGATGCCAGCTGGCAAGGTCTCCGTCATGGGGAAACAGGCTAGTTGTCCCGCTTGACGCCCCTCGGCACCTGGACCAGTGATGGCGAAGCAATGACGTCACGATGACACAAACGTCAGGCTGGCCGTCGTGAGACAAATCTGTTTGACCAGGCGAGAGGGCCGCCAGATGTATTTGGGTGTGAGCACCGGCAACGGCGGCGGGGGAGGGACGGCCTGGGAGGGGGTGAGCGCTGGTCTCGAGGAGAGCGTTCCCGTGTGTGCGCCTGCTTTTGTCCTTGACCACTGAGAATCGGATGTGCTGGCCTTGTGGGGCGTCGCGGACTGCGCATCGCTCCGTCATGGCGATGACGGAGTGGCGGGGCGTGAGAGGGGAGTGGGGCAGTGAATGAGGTTGGGACGCGTATGCGCAACCAACCCGCCCCACCCGGGGTGGTTTTCGACGACCTGTGCGATCCCCACCGCCAGCCAGTTCGTCCGTGGATGGTGCTGCACGACGACGAAGTCGCTCCGATTGTCACCGAGGCGGATCGGCCTGACCACGTTGTGTGGTCATCGCTGTGGCCCGAACGCCCCGACGCGTGCTTGCGCTTCGATCTCGCCGCGGCGCGCGGTGGAACCGACCTGCGGTGGACGCTGTATCTCGATGACCCGCTGCCGGAGGCCCGCCTCGTACAGCACATGCTTCAGCGCATTGGAGAACTGATCAACGCTAATCTGCGCTACGCCTACAGCCAGACCACGCTCCACATCGATGATTTCGATGGAGTCGTCGCGGCGATGCCGTGGCAGAGTTGACACTGGGTTCATGGGTGAGCAGGGGGTGGTCGTCGCGGAGCGTCTGGTGATGCAGCGGTTCCCTGAGGCTCGCGCGGCCTGGCTGGGCGGAAGTGTGGCGGCAGGCGAGCAGACCTCGACGTCGGACTTGGACATCACCGTGCTCCTGGACGGACCGCCGGCGCCATTCCGGTCCTCGGAAGTGCTCGATGGGTGGCCGGTGGAGTTCTTCGTGCAGACCGAGGAATCGCTCCTGCATTTCTGTGCCCAGGACCGCGGTCGCCGGCGGCCGACCACGATGCGTCTGGTGGGTTCGTCCATCATCTTGATCGACCGGGACGGGTCTGGCCGACGGCTGCAGGCAGCCATGCACCAGCTCGACCTGGACGGCCCACCTTCAGCGACCGACCCCGATTTGGAGAGTCAGCGCTACGCGATCACCGACATGCTCGCTGACATGGCCGCCGCTCGAAGCGATGACGAGATGCTGATCGTGGCTGCGGCTCTGACGTGGGCGGTGGGCGATTTTGTGCTGGCTGCTAACCGGCGGTGGAGCGGAAGTGGTAAGTGGCTGTTGCGCGAGATCGTTGCCCTCGATCACGTCGCGGATACGCGGTACGCGCCCAGCCTGACCGGCGGGCTGCGCGCCGCCGCAGCAGGTGATCCGAAACGGCTGCACGGCGTCGCGCTGGCGATACTCAAGGAATTCGGCGGGCCGGTCTTCGACGGCTTTCACCGACGCCCCCCACCAGAGACCGTGACAGCCCTCGGCGGGTTCCAGGTTCAGCCGATGACCGAACATGACGCTCACCGGGTGGCGGCCTGGCGCTACGACGGGCGATGGTCGATCTACGACTTGTCCTCAGCGCAGCCGATTCTCGAGGATCTGGTGAACTACTTCGCAGTCACCTCGGGGGAGCGCTTGGTGGGCTTCTGTTGTGTCGGTGAAGCGGCTCGAGTCCCGGGCTTGACTGCGGACCCTGCCGTTGTCGACATCGGTCTTGGTATGGAGCCCGATCTGGTCGGTCACGGCCACGGTGTCCCCTTTGGCCAGGCCGTGCTGACGTATCTCACCGAGGCATACCCGGAAAAGCAGTTTCGCGCCGTCATCCAGGCGTGGAACGAGCGCAGCCTCAATCTGGTCGGCCGCCTCGGGTTTGACGACGCGGGAGAGTGGTCGACTATCCAGGGCGGCCACCCAGTTGGATACCGAATCCTCAAGCGTCCGATCAGAAGCGGCAGGTGATGGGTGAGCCCGAGGTCTTCCAGGCTATAGCCCGCCGCATCCCCATCTTGGGTGATGGACGGTGCTGGTGCATCGGTGTCGATGGACCCGACGGCGCTGGCAAGTCCCGCTTCGCAGACGATTTGGCCCAGTTCCTCCACGTTGACCGGTCCCACCCGGTGGTGAGTGTCTCCATCGACGACTTCCACCACCCCACATCGGTTCGCCATCGACAGGGCCGCCACTCCCCAGAGGGGTTTTGGGCTGACTCCTACGACTACGAGCGCTTCCGCGCCGATGTCCTCGAACCGTTCGCGCCCATTGGATCACGCCGATACCGCACCAAGTCCTACGACCACGCCACAGACACCATCGTCGACCCGCCATACCAACTAGCACCACCGAGCACCGTCCTCATCGTGGAGGGCATCTTCTTGCATCGCGACGAGCTGGTGGATGCTTGGGATCTCACCGTGTTCCTCGATGTGGCATTCACCGAGACGGCACGCCGGATGGCTCTGCGTGACGGTACGCCCGCTGATCCCGATCACCCCGACATGAGGCGTTACGTGCACGCCCAGCGCCGCTACTTCGACCAATGCCAGCCACAACAGCGAGCCACCATTCTGATCGACAACAACGAGCTGGGTCACCCGCGACTCATCCGAGGCTGACAACGTCCGCGGCAAGCTCCTCGGCCAGCTCTACTACTGCCTCCAACACGGACAGCCCTTCAGCGAGGACAAGGCGTTCGGGCCCACTGTCGCTGCCGCAGCATGAATGCCGTTTTCACGCGTGAAGGAGCCGGTTGACGAGCTGACTCGAGCCCGGCCCGGACAGCTGGTCAAGTAGCGCTACGCGACCCGAGGCCGCGAGGAGCAGCGCAACCGCCGGACCCTTCACCAACGGCCCGTCGCCGATCGAGAAGTCGGTATCGGTCGCAGTCAGAGCGAGACCCTTGAGACGTTCTTTGCCCCCGGGCGATCGGTCGCCGAAGAGATACCCGACCGCCTCTGCAATCGATGTCGTCGAATAGACGTGGTTGATGCCCAACGGGCGCCGGATGTCTTCCCCGTGAACCACGATCTCAATGACGCGTGTGATCAACGGAAGCGGGGGTGAGACAGCGTAATCCACGGCTGATCGCAGCGCTGTCAACGACGCTGACGCCTCCTGTTCGCGTGCACGGGCCAGCTGTCTTTCAACGATTCGATCGACACTGAACCTCGCCCGAACGAACTCCCGAACGAAACCGACGCGCGACAGGTCCGCCGTGGCTGCAAGATGCGCCACGACGTCACGAACGGCCCAACCGGCACACAATGACGGGGTCTCCCACTCCGCGGTCTCCAGCCCGATAAGGTCCTCAACGAGGGCCCGACGCTCAGCGTGCACCACAGGCCAGATAGAAGACTTCGCGCCACCCACAGTGGCAGCAAATCACACTGACTGTCTTGCGTCAGGCCGAGGACGACCAGACACTCGCGCGCGAGCACCAACCAACCTGGGGCTGCTCGGCCTCCACCCCTTCACTCTTAATGTGATCGGAGGTCTAGAGAAGCAAGACAACACATCGGAGGTCGCGTACTTGTCGCATAGTTCCCGGACGTGGTGTCTCACTTCTTGTCGCACACGGCGTGTCTCACGTCCACGTGTCGGGGAGCGACGAGACTGCCGAAGCGCGCCTAGTTGCTCGCGCCGCCGCGCTCATCTCGGGAGCGCTTCTCGATAAACTCGTCGACTGTTGACGACGACTTCAAGCAGTAACGCCGCATCCCCTAAACGTTCGATTGCGGGACAGGCGACGAATCTTCGGAGAAGGTGCCTGTATGACGACACCGAACAGCGCTCTCATCCGTACCTTCTCCGCATTGCGGTTCACGACCGGCCTACTAGCGTGGCTTGCCCCAGACACGACAGCGCGTCTCCTTGGGCTGGGTGCGGATCGCCAGCAGCCGTTCACCACTCAACTATTCGGGTCTCGCGAACTAACGTTGGCCGTGGCCATCACGGACTCTGCCTCCCCGCAGTTGCGGACGCGTGCACTGCAACTCGGCCTGCTCGTCGATGCTTTGGACATGGTCGGGGCACTCCGGGGCATGCGCCGCCGCACGTTGTCGACTCGCGGTGCGGCCGTCACCGGAGGAGGCGCGGCGCTATTCGCCGGACTCGGATGTGCGGCGTTGCGCGGTCAAAGACGTGCAACCGTCTCCATGACCTAGAAATCAGCCGGCAGGACTAAAACTCCGCGGCCAACGACAGTACGTCACGGCCGCGCGCCGTCTACAAACTCAGAGGCGGCCGACCGCCTCGCTTGATCGACCCTCAGCGGCGCTCCTCCTGAGAATGGACATGAGGATGAGACAAATCACTGCGGACATTGCGTGAGACAGCCCCAGTAAGTGCACGTCAGCGCACCGCTAGTGGACACGGAGTTTGAGAAACTACAAATATGTAGGTTCTCAAATTAGATGGCCAATTCTCATTTGACTTGGCCACGACGTGGCCAATCGGCCATTTCAGATGAGATTTTGGCGCCTTCTGAGTACCGGACGAGGTCGATGTGTAGACACTCGCAGGAACTGTTCAGCGCTCGATGCGCCGGAGCGCACACCTGGGGCTGAGGTGGGATTTGACCCCTGAGTTGCGACATCGCCGGCCCAGTTGATCCTGGAGGGCGTCTGCTGATGACCTCTGGCGTGCCATCGGGGTCAGCCTGTCTTTATGGGTGCAGGGCTCCAGAGACCGGATCGCTGGATTCGCGTCGTTTGCAGTTGCGCGATATCGCTATTGGCAATCCGGGCGGTGTATTGCTCGAGTTCGCCCCAGTCGCGGCCGAGGTCGTTTCGGAGGTAGGAAGGCAGCGTTCGGGCGGTCAGTAGCGGATCGATCCAGCCCATTGGTCCGCCGCCGAAGGCGTCTTGCCAGAGGTTGGTTGTTTGTGCGCCGCGTCGGTCGGGGAGTATTCGGTATTGGGGAATCTGCATGACCCCGTCTCGCAGTGTGAGTAGGTGTTGGCAGGGGAAGTTCAGACCGACAGCCCAGTCGATCATCACGGGGGCTTGCGGGCCGAGGAGGGTGTTCAGGACGGTGGTGCGGGGTACCCGTGGCGGTGTGATGGCCAGCCATTGATTGGCATCGAGGTCTGTGTCGCTGGCAACAATCCGTATCACGTCGACGTCATCGGGTATGGCCGACAGGGGAATCCGCAGATTGCGCCATGACGGCGCTGGCCCGATGTCGATGGGGGTCACCTTGCCGCGGCCGACGACGTTGCCGGTGGGCGCTGTGCTGCCCAATTCGACCTGGAGATCCTGGCCGTAGGTGGAGATGCCATCGCGGTCGATGGAGCGGACGCGCCCGGCGATGGCAATAGCGACCAGGTTGCCGCGGTGCCCTGTCGAGTCTGCCGCCGGTAGCCGGTACCAGTCGGTGGTGATCGAGGCTGGTCCGTTGCTGCCGAAACTTCCCAGAACCGGTGTTGCACGGGGGCTGAGTCCGAAGGGGAGCGCGACGGAACTTCCGTTGACGCCAAGAGTCCCACGGCCGCCCCCGGTTCCGGCGGAGTTTGTGGGCGAAGATGCCGCGACGGCCGCGGTGGCCACGGAATTCGCGGTGCCGGCGGTGCCGAGATCTTCATCAGAGGTGAGATCAGCCGCGACACCGTTGGGCGTGAATCCGGTCGCGCCGCCAGCATTCAGTGCGGTGCCGGGATCTGCGCTCAAGGGTGCCAGCAGCGAGGCGTTGGGATTGGTTTCGACGAGGACGTCGTTGGCCAAGCCGCAGGGTCTGCCGAGAAGGGTGTCGATGTTGGACCGGGCGACCGAGTAGGCGGGATATTGCGCTACCGCGGCCTTGGCCAGTGAGGCGACTTCCAGCACCACCATGAAAGCCGCGGCGATGACGACGGGCGAGGTTCGTCGCCACCGACTCAGCCTGGCCGGTTGGTTGGCCTGGGGCGATCCGACGCGGTCGTGAACGTGAAACCACAACGCGGCCGCCAGCGCGGCCACCGTAATCGCTCGGAACACGGTGGCGACGCCGAATCCGTGGATGGAGGGCGCTTTGTCGAACCACGGGACACCCCAGGTCGACACGTACCAGTAGCCGTTTCGGCTGGTTAGTACGAGTGCCATCAGGAACGCGGTGGCCGCGGTCGCGAGCGCCTGATTTCGGCGTGACCGAAGGACGTTCGGGCCGATCGCGATCACCAGCACGGCCGCTACGGATGCAGTCAGTCCGGCGAAGACGCCGAAGTGATGGGTCCACTTGGTTGGAGTGAACATCATCAACACGATCGCGCCCGCCGTCACCCCGAGCAGTCGATGCGTGGGCCCAGTGGCTAGGCCGGGGATGCCGTGCCTACGCAACAGCACTGCCGTCGCGGCGACGACGGCGGCGATCATGACGAACACGCCGAATCGCCGCGCCGGAGAGCCATCGACGGTGTCTTGCAGCAGGTACTGGTAGCGCAGGTACTCCTGGAACCAGGGCAGGCTGGGACCCGCAGCGTCGTGTGTGGCGATCATCGGCGCGACCGTGGCGATTGACTGATCGACGAAGACAGCCACGAGCACGATGAGCCCGGCTGCTAGCAGCGGTCCGAGGACCGGCAGATAGCCGTAGTCGCGGGCCTTGGACCGGATGATCGCGGCGATCGGCCGAGAGGCCGCCAGCAGTGCCCCCACGCAGATCAGGCCCGAAGGTCCGGCGGTAAGGGTGAACGCCGCCACCAGAATCGCCGCGGCCACTGGCAGCAGGCGCCGGGTGGCGATGGCGCGCTCGCAAGCCCACCAGGTCAGCAAGACCCCTAAGGCGACGACAGGCTCGGGGCGTAACCCGTTGTTGTAGGGCAGCCAGAAGGCGAGGAAGACCAGTGCCGCGCCCCACAGCGGTAGGCGAGAATTGCCGATGGCGGCGCCCAGCCGTGGCAGCACCTTGGTGCTGATGAGCCACCAAGTGGCCAGTGCGAGGAACAGTGCCGGCAGGCGCATCCACACACTCGCCGTGGATACGTGCGTCAAGAGAGCGAACAGATCGTAATAGGGTGTGCCGAAGGGGGTCTCGGGGATCCCGAAGTAGCGGAAGTAGTTCACCATGTAGCCGGCGTCGTTCGACGCGCGAGCCATCCCCAATTGGTAGCCGTCATCAGCGGTGTTCGCTCCGATGACGTGCCACAGCAGCAGAATGGCCACGACCATGACATCGGGTGCCGACATTCGCGGCCACCGGCGCCACTTCAGGTCGAACCGGCGGCGTGCTGCGCGTCGATCCATCCGAGCAAGCAGGATCAGCGACATCGATGTCGTCACAATCGCCAGCGCGATGATGGTGACCTTCAGCGGTGTGGGGCTGGAGTCGAACCGGGTGTCGATGTGTGCGGTGATCGTCAGCCCTGGTGTGCTGAACGGGTTTACGTCGCTGAAGATGCCGACCATCTGTGGGCGGTA from Mycolicibacterium sp. YH-1 harbors:
- a CDS encoding uridine kinase — translated: MGEPEVFQAIARRIPILGDGRCWCIGVDGPDGAGKSRFADDLAQFLHVDRSHPVVSVSIDDFHHPTSVRHRQGRHSPEGFWADSYDYERFRADVLEPFAPIGSRRYRTKSYDHATDTIVDPPYQLAPPSTVLIVEGIFLHRDELVDAWDLTVFLDVAFTETARRMALRDGTPADPDHPDMRRYVHAQRRYFDQCQPQQRATILIDNNELGHPRLIRG
- a CDS encoding arabinosyltransferase domain-containing protein, coding for MRPLDRLTKRSPNGGLCDHGVVVMATATAAVTAQRSRRQEHRRTVAVLAAVCGFLGAALALAVPFLPVAVDDVTLSWPQPGSGANLTAPLVAYAPLDLEATIPCAAATSSGDRDTVIASTIPSSSPNAQKDGLLVVTEAARNGDAARLRITLRNIAVLDVPLDQLTDAGCTIRIASSATETTTTVESASGVAAPVLSGDYRPQMVGIFSDVNPFSTPGLTITAHIDTRFDSSPTPLKVTIIALAIVTTSMSLILLARMDRRAARRRFDLKWRRWPRMSAPDVMVVAILLLWHVIGANTADDGYQLGMARASNDAGYMVNYFRYFGIPETPFGTPYYDLFALLTHVSTASVWMRLPALFLALATWWLISTKVLPRLGAAIGNSRLPLWGAALVFLAFWLPYNNGLRPEPVVALGVLLTWWACERAIATRRLLPVAAAILVAAFTLTAGPSGLICVGALLAASRPIAAIIRSKARDYGYLPVLGPLLAAGLIVLVAVFVDQSIATVAPMIATHDAAGPSLPWFQEYLRYQYLLQDTVDGSPARRFGVFVMIAAVVAATAVLLRRHGIPGLATGPTHRLLGVTAGAIVLMMFTPTKWTHHFGVFAGLTASVAAVLVIAIGPNVLRSRRNQALATAATAFLMALVLTSRNGYWYVSTWGVPWFDKAPSIHGFGVATVFRAITVAALAAALWFHVHDRVGSPQANQPARLSRWRRTSPVVIAAAFMVVLEVASLAKAAVAQYPAYSVARSNIDTLLGRPCGLANDVLVETNPNASLLAPLSADPGTALNAGGATGFTPNGVAADLTSDEDLGTAGTANSVATAAVAASSPTNSAGTGGGRGTLGVNGSSVALPFGLSPRATPVLGSFGSNGPASITTDWYRLPAADSTGHRGNLVAIAIAGRVRSIDRDGISTYGQDLQVELGSTAPTGNVVGRGKVTPIDIGPAPSWRNLRIPLSAIPDDVDVIRIVASDTDLDANQWLAITPPRVPRTTVLNTLLGPQAPVMIDWAVGLNFPCQHLLTLRDGVMQIPQYRILPDRRGAQTTNLWQDAFGGGPMGWIDPLLTARTLPSYLRNDLGRDWGELEQYTARIANSDIAQLQTTRIQRSGLWSPAPIKTG
- a CDS encoding nucleotidyltransferase domain-containing protein, which gives rise to MGEQGVVVAERLVMQRFPEARAAWLGGSVAAGEQTSTSDLDITVLLDGPPAPFRSSEVLDGWPVEFFVQTEESLLHFCAQDRGRRRPTTMRLVGSSIILIDRDGSGRRLQAAMHQLDLDGPPSATDPDLESQRYAITDMLADMAAARSDDEMLIVAAALTWAVGDFVLAANRRWSGSGKWLLREIVALDHVADTRYAPSLTGGLRAAAAGDPKRLHGVALAILKEFGGPVFDGFHRRPPPETVTALGGFQVQPMTEHDAHRVAAWRYDGRWSIYDLSSAQPILEDLVNYFAVTSGERLVGFCCVGEAARVPGLTADPAVVDIGLGMEPDLVGHGHGVPFGQAVLTYLTEAYPEKQFRAVIQAWNERSLNLVGRLGFDDAGEWSTIQGGHPVGYRILKRPIRSGR
- a CDS encoding maleylpyruvate isomerase family mycothiol-dependent enzyme, with the translated sequence MGGAKSSIWPVVHAERRALVEDLIGLETAEWETPSLCAGWAVRDVVAHLAATADLSRVGFVREFVRARFSVDRIVERQLARAREQEASASLTALRSAVDYAVSPPLPLITRVIEIVVHGEDIRRPLGINHVYSTTSIAEAVGYLFGDRSPGGKERLKGLALTATDTDFSIGDGPLVKGPAVALLLAASGRVALLDQLSGPGSSQLVNRLLHA
- a CDS encoding NUDIX domain-containing protein, with amino-acid sequence MLVFEQVGTPEAGSQIPAGGVRPSETPGHAVLREVTEETGLDGLRLRTQLQTENKPHPVTGESRTTTFFVVDAPDETPDAWMHSVLGQDADAGMIFKCRFTTLPLLHPLTDDQDAWLGLIDASFTTIARR
- the pyrE gene encoding orotate phosphoribosyltransferase, with the translated sequence MDQHLAADVNAACRLSGQFQLRSGQRSNEYFDKYLFESNPELLKRVSQAMVPLIPSGTDLLGGLELGGVLLATVLSQITGLPTVFVRKEAKTYGTCRLAEGADVAGRTVTLIEDVITTGGAVRNAALALRRDDADVTTVICAIDRRPEAGCVLDDVSVAVLAVLTKTDLDDAQRARS
- a CDS encoding HAD family hydrolase is translated as MTETLPAGIRCIVFDVGETLVDESRLWAGYAAQTGVPVFTLMGVLGALIERGADHRDLWAMLGVSRPESPVPVHRDDLYPDAIACVSAVQAAGLTVGVAGNQPAGTEAVLRDAGLQAEFIASSTEWGVSKPDSHFFQRIVKEAGVEAVAVLYVGDRLDNDILPARKAGMRTAFLRRGPWGHIHAQLAQAALADMRLESLDDLTDCLHRLR